DNA from Dromaius novaehollandiae isolate bDroNov1 unplaced genomic scaffold, bDroNov1.hap1 HAP1_SCAFFOLD_41, whole genome shotgun sequence:
tacctggctgccctcctgggcaacggcctcatcatcacagccatagcctgcgaccaccatctccacactcccatgtacttcttcctcctcaacctctccctccttgaccttggctccatctctgccactgtccccaaatccatggccaattccctgtggaataccagggccatttcctacctgggatgtgctgcccaggtctttttcttctttttcttatgttcagctgagttttctctccttaccgtcatggcctatgaccactttgttgccatctgcagacccctgcactacagcacactcatgggcagcagagcttgtgtccaaatggcagcagctgcctgggccagtggttttctcaatgctctcctgcacattGGGAACACATTtgccataccactctgccaaggcaacacagtggaccagttcttctgtgagatcccccagatcctcaagctctcctgctcagactcctaccttaGGGAAGTCAgacttcttgtggttagtgtctgtttagcctttgggtgtttcattttcattgtggtgtcctacgtgcagatcttcactgctgtgctgaggatcccctctgagcagggccggcacaaagccttttccatgtgcctcccgcacctggccgtggtctccctgtttctcagcactggcacgtttgcctacctgaagcccccctccatctcctccccatctctggatctggtggtggctgttctgtactcggtggtgcctccagcagtgaaccccttcatctacagcatgaggaacaaggagctcaaggaggcactgaggaaagtgatccaacgggtacaaggtcagcaccagtagctgtcccacattcattcactcaccaggatatgcggcatcaagggtgtgtgttgtgcatttatttctttcttacttttctcttttacatctacagtaaaaaacaaagaaaactatccAGTCCATGTCATGTCTcctctggaatctctcctttgaatctgacccagagaccatgttgaaagaggaagccaggcttcccccttcatcagcagaggtgggggaacctcagagcccactagtttgagctccctcggatgcccccagtgcaatgggtttccctttgcagtgtctctttccgcactgacaccaaggatgctcagaggcccagagccaggctcaggtgagcactgacagggtgaGACCAGAAGTCCGATAGGAGAGCCCAGATCTCCTAGGCACACTCAGGGTGTGACCTCACACccttctcctgtgagggtggcagacagctgtcaccatgggctggtcctttccctcttcaaCATTCACAGCGgagtgggagcagaagggaggagagtctggatgcagcttgtggggacagaccctctgctcctcaggaccatccctacATTGCCGCagcaggcatatccttgctgcagcctctgagtGGGGGCTGCAATgttctgctgtgctctcatgtgtgtacatggcctaagcgctcctgtaacatggtgcttccttgtgcatttctgtgagctcaggcaggaccaggccccTGGCACCCTTATGCAGACCTGGtttccagaataacatttccataataaaggGGGTTCTCCTGTGTGACGTGTCTGACGTCTggtctttcttcagaagatggagtcaaaaatatgttcaagggattgcaccactgcagggtctgctgttctgcttgcaaactcTATGGGCTCTGgggaatgagctcagagtccctgggtgatctgttagggactgagggttggattcagagctcatttctcagtcaccagtgccagtggagatggggaatggtctctgaatcgcctgtgccaggctgtcccacaggtgacagtgctgatgagagatgcccatccttctggagggcaatctgagcccccaggagagctcacggggtctccagggacagtgtgtgcctgggggtgggcagtgaatggagcctcacaaagtgagggatggtccacagtggagtaagcagaaggtaaagcactaaatccaggtatgtagtgggaaacgagggctctgcaatgcccagagaggcagtggggacgcaggagtcccagggaagggtgtctggagagtgattcctgcagcctcagtgaaacaccacagcctggagctagtgcccacccaagcacatctcctgccattgcagaggccctggggtcactctgagcaccttccatgag
Protein-coding regions in this window:
- the LOC135326956 gene encoding olfactory receptor 14A16-like → MTNSSSFNEFLLLALADTQQLQLLHFSLFLGIYLAALLGNGLIITAIACDHHLHTPMYFFLLNLSLLDLGSISATVPKSMANSLWNTRAISYLGCAAQVFFFFFLCSAEFSLLTVMAYDHFVAICRPLHYSTLMGSRACVQMAAAAWASGFLNALLHIGNTFAIPLCQGNTVDQFFCEIPQILKLSCSDSYLREVRLLVVSVCLAFGCFIFIVVSYVQIFTAVLRIPSEQGRHKAFSMCLPHLAVVSLFLSTGTFAYLKPPSISSPSLDLVVAVLYSVVPPAVNPFIYSMRNKELKEPEPLLFRLMPIDLHPHIMHSSEEAGSICLVTSCTVMFAYMKPPSIFSPALDLVVAVLYSVVPPAVNPLIYSMRNNELKEALSKLLQVVVVQQQ